The Deinococcus betulae genomic interval GCCCTCGTAGTCAAAGGACCGCAGGGGCGGCGCCGCAGCGGCCCGGCCCCGCCCAAAGCGCGGCTGCATGAACAGTGCCTCGGCTTCCTGAAGCCCGACCGTGAACAGCTCCTCGTGACTCGTCAGCGAGCGGCTGTCATTGGCCCGCTTCAGGTAGGGGCCGTATTTGCCGTTCATGGCCCAGACCTCTTCGCCCTCGCTGACCCCCACCAGTCGCGGCAGGCTCAGGAGTTTCAGGGCGCGCCCCAGGCTCAGGGTGCCCAGGTCATCGCTGGGAAAGAGACTGGCCGAACGCACCGGCGGGTTGGTGTCCCCCAGGGTGACATAGGGCCCGTAGCGTCCGGCGCGGGCCACCACAGGGTGTCCAGTGGCGTCGTCCACGCCCAGCACCCGGTCGCCACTGGGCCGTGAAAGGAGTTCCTCGGCCTTATCGGAGGTCAGTTCGTCGGGGGCCAGGTCGTCGGGGAGGTTGGCCTTCTGATCCCCTCGCTCCATGTAGGGGCCGTAGCGGCCCACACGCACCTCAATGCCGGTGTCGTCCAGCTTGGGGACGCGAATCGTGGCAATGCCGCGCGCATCAATCTCACCCATTTTGGAGTCGATCAGGGGCCGCAGGGCCATCCCCTCGCCGTGGTCACCCAGGTAGAAGCGCCGCAGGTACGGCACCCGCTGGGCGCGGCCCCCGGCGATATCGTCCAGATCCTCTTCCATCTTGGCCGTGAAGTCGTAGTCCACCAGACGCCCAAAGTGGTGTTCCAGCAGCGCCGAGGTCGCAAAGGCTGTCCAGCTGGGCACCAGCGCCTGCCCCTTCTTGGCCGCGTAGCCCCGGTCCTGAATGGTGCCCAGGATGCTGGCGTAGGTGCTCGGGCGGCCAATGCCGGCGCCTTCCAGGGACTGCACCAGACTGGCCTCGGTGTAGCGGGCGGGGGGCTGGGTCTCGTGGCCTTCAGCCTTGACGGTCTCGGCGGTGACGCGCTCGCCCTCTTTGAGGGGAGGCAGCGGGGTTTCGCGGTCTTCCAGGGCGGCGCTGGGGTCATCGCTGCCCTCTACGTAGGCGCGCAGAAATCCGGGGAAATCAATGGTGCGGCCCGAGGCACTGAGCCCCACCGCCTCGCCCGTCTTTGCCGTGCCGCCCAGGCGCACCCGGAGGCTGCGGCCCCGCGCGTCGGCCATCTGGCAGGCCACCGTGCGTTTCCAGATCAGGTCATAGAGGCGCCACTCATCGCCGCTCAGCTCACCGCGCAGGCTATCCGGGGTGCGGAAGCGGCTGCCCGCCGGGCGAATCGCTTCGTGCGCCTCCTGGGCATTCTTGGCCTTTTTGGCGTACACGCGCGGCTGAGGGGAGAGGTAGTCCTGGCCGTACATCTGGCCCACCTGGGTGCGCGCCGCCGTCACGGCCTCACTGCTCAGGTTGGTCGAGTCCGTGCGCATATAGGTGATGTAGCCCTGCTCGTACAGCTTCTGGGCCGCGCGCATGGTGCGGGTGGCGGCAAAGCCCAGCTTGCGGCTGCCTTCCTGTTGCAGGGTCGAAGTAATAAAGGGTGGATAGGGCCGCTGGGTAAAGGGCTTCTCCTCGGCGCCGGTCACCGTGAGGGGCTGGCCGGTCAGCCCGCTGGCCAGGTCGCGCGCTTCGGCCTCGGTCAGGAGGCGCACGGCGCCACCCTCTTTCAGCTTGCCCGTCAGCGGATCAAAGTCCTTGCCCACCGCCAGCCGCTGCCCGGCCACATCCGTTAGGCGGGCCGGGAAGGTCTGGCCCGGCGCGGTCTTGCCGGTTACCAGCAGGTCCCACCACTCGGCCGACACAAAGCGCATCCGCTCACGCTCGCGCTCGACCAGCATGCGGGTCGCCACACTCTGCACGCGGCCAGCGCTCAGTTTGGGCGCTACCTTTTTCCACAGGACCGGGCTGACCTCGTAGCCGTACAGGCGGTCAAGCGCGCGGCGGGCCTCCTGGGCTTCCACCAGGTTGGTGTCGATCTGGCGTGGGGAGGCGATGGCCGCCTGAATGGCTTCTTTCGTAATCTCGTGAAAGACCATGCGGCGCACCGGCACCTTGGGTTTCAGTTCCTGGTACAGGTGCCAGGCGATGCTCTCGCCCTCGCGGTCATCGTCGGTGGCCAGGATAATCTCGTCGGCGTCCTGGGCCATCTTGCGCAGCTTGGCGACGTGCGCCCGCTTTTCAGGGGCGACCACATACAGCGGCTGAAAGTCGTTTTCAATGTCCAGGCCCAGCCGGGCCCAGGCCTTGCCCTTGTATTTCTCGGGGATGTCGGCCGCACTTTTCGGCAGGTCGCGGATGTGACCAATGCTGGACTCCACCGTGTATCCCTTTCCGAGATACTT includes:
- the topA gene encoding type I DNA topoisomerase codes for the protein MPRTSVHTLVIVESPAKARTIEKYLGKGYTVESSIGHIRDLPKSAADIPEKYKGKAWARLGLDIENDFQPLYVVAPEKRAHVAKLRKMAQDADEIILATDDDREGESIAWHLYQELKPKVPVRRMVFHEITKEAIQAAIASPRQIDTNLVEAQEARRALDRLYGYEVSPVLWKKVAPKLSAGRVQSVATRMLVERERERMRFVSAEWWDLLVTGKTAPGQTFPARLTDVAGQRLAVGKDFDPLTGKLKEGGAVRLLTEAEARDLASGLTGQPLTVTGAEEKPFTQRPYPPFITSTLQQEGSRKLGFAATRTMRAAQKLYEQGYITYMRTDSTNLSSEAVTAARTQVGQMYGQDYLSPQPRVYAKKAKNAQEAHEAIRPAGSRFRTPDSLRGELSGDEWRLYDLIWKRTVACQMADARGRSLRVRLGGTAKTGEAVGLSASGRTIDFPGFLRAYVEGSDDPSAALEDRETPLPPLKEGERVTAETVKAEGHETQPPARYTEASLVQSLEGAGIGRPSTYASILGTIQDRGYAAKKGQALVPSWTAFATSALLEHHFGRLVDYDFTAKMEEDLDDIAGGRAQRVPYLRRFYLGDHGEGMALRPLIDSKMGEIDARGIATIRVPKLDDTGIEVRVGRYGPYMERGDQKANLPDDLAPDELTSDKAEELLSRPSGDRVLGVDDATGHPVVARAGRYGPYVTLGDTNPPVRSASLFPSDDLGTLSLGRALKLLSLPRLVGVSEGEEVWAMNGKYGPYLKRANDSRSLTSHEELFTVGLQEAEALFMQPRFGRGRAAAAPPLRSFDYEGRAAIVLKSGRFGPYLTDGERNATLRKGEDEATLTAERALEILEERGKEPKKKPGKAPRQAASAKKATASKATTKTGTAKAGRAGTKPAAKTAAKKPVKAAPKAAPAKATFTWADLKSHLDVLSAQERQLVTATREQGRKVEDVAPELGLDVKKAKGMALQASKKLNQAARGG